The Devosia sp. MC521 genome segment TGACGTTGTCTTCACCTGGAACGGCACCACGGCGGGCGTTCGCGTACCAAACGCAGACTGGATCCCAGCGGACCGCGAAGGCCTGACCATTTGCGACGCCACATCTGCCGCATTTGCCCAGAACCTCGATTTCGCCAAACTCGACGTTGTCACCTTCTCCTGGCAGAAGGCCCTCGGCGGTGAAGCAGCCCACGGCATTCTGATCCTGTCGCCACGCGCTGTCGAACGCCTCGAATCCTACAAGCCAAACCGTCCTCTGCCGAAGATTTTCCGCATGACCAAGGGCGGCAAGCTGATCGAAGGTATCTTCAAGGCCGAAACCATCAACACCGTCTCCATGCTTTGCATCGAAGACGCGATTGATGCGATGCAGTGGGGCCTTGAGATCGGTGGTCTTCCGGCCATGCAGGCCCGCGCCAATGCGAACTACAAGGTTCTGGCCGATTGGGTTGCCAAGACCGATTGGGTCGACTTCCTCGCCAAGAACGAAGACCAGCGCTCGAACACTTCAGTGTGCCTCTCGATCGTTGATCCAGAAATCGCAGCGCTCGACGCCGACGCTCAGGCAGCCTTTGCAAAGGCCATCGTTGCCCGCCTCGATAAGCTCAATGTCGCTTACGACTTCGGTTCCTATAAGGACGCTCCGGCTGGCCTGCGCATCTGGGCAGGTTCGACCATTGAAGCTTCCGATCTTGAAGCTCTGACTCCATGGCTCGATTGGGCCTTCGCTGAAGAAAAGGCCGCCCTCAAGGCCGCCGCTTAAGTTCTCGCTTCCCCCTCCCTTTCCTCCCCCGCCCGCGGGGGAGGGGCTGATCGAGTTGGCACCAACACATTTGCCAAACTCGGAGCCATCCCTCCCCCGCTCTCGGGGGAGGTTAGGTGGGGGTGGTTCACCGCAAGCACACCAAATTCAGGGACGTTCCCCAAATGCCAAAAGTTCTCGTTTCCGATAAGCTGAGCCCAACCGCCGTCCAGATCTTTAAGGACAACGGTGTTGAAGTTGACTACCTGCCAGACCTCGGCAAGGACAAGGAAAAGCTCCTTGAAGTCATCGGCAACTACGATGGCCTTGCCATCCGTTCGGCCACCAAGGTCACCGAAAAGATCATCGCTGCAGCAACCAATTTGAAGGTTGTTGGCCGCGCCGGTATCGGTGTCGACAACGTCGACATTCCGGCTGCGACCAAGAAGGGCATCATTGTGATGAACACCCCCTTCGGCAACTCGATCACCACGGCAGAACACGCCATTGCTATGATGATGGCTCTGGCCCGCCAGCTTCCAGAAGCGGACGCATCGACCCGCGCGTCGAAGTGGGAAAAGAACCGCTTCATGGGTGTTGAAGTCACCAACAAGACCCTCGGCCTCATTGGCGCGGGCAACATCGGCTCGATCGTGGCCGACCGCGCACAGGGTCTCAAGATGAAGGTCGTTGCTTTCGACCCATTCCTGACCCCAGAACGCGCACAGACCATGGGCGTTGAAAAGGTTGAGCTTGAAGACCTCCTCGCTCGTGCCGATTTCATCACCCTGCACACCCCGCTGATCGACGCGACC includes the following:
- a CDS encoding phosphoserine transaminase, which encodes MANSPLTAPAVKPANPNFSSGPCSKRPGWTIAALEGALTGRSHRAKIAKARIQQSIDLTRELLQVPADYRIGIVPASDTGAVEMFLWSALGARGVDMLAWESFGAGWVTDVTKQLKLEDVRTLEAPYGELPDLTQVDFTRDVVFTWNGTTAGVRVPNADWIPADREGLTICDATSAAFAQNLDFAKLDVVTFSWQKALGGEAAHGILILSPRAVERLESYKPNRPLPKIFRMTKGGKLIEGIFKAETINTVSMLCIEDAIDAMQWGLEIGGLPAMQARANANYKVLADWVAKTDWVDFLAKNEDQRSNTSVCLSIVDPEIAALDADAQAAFAKAIVARLDKLNVAYDFGSYKDAPAGLRIWAGSTIEASDLEALTPWLDWAFAEEKAALKAAA